In Actinoplanes octamycinicus, the genomic window AGACGCCGGACGGCGAGCGGCTGCTCTGGCAGGCGATCCGGGAGCTGGAGTCGTTGCGGCCCAGCTTCGTGTCGATCACCTACGGCGCCGGCGGCACCACCCGGGAGACCACGGTCGCGGTCACCGAGCGGGTCGCCACCGAGACCACCCTGCTGCCGCTGGCCCACCTCACCGCGGTCGACCACTCGGTCGCCGACCTGCGCAACGTGATCGGCCGGCTGGCCGGCGCCGGGATCCGCAACGTGCTGGCGCTGCGCGGCGACCCGCCGGGCGACCCGATGGGCGAGTGGGTGCGCCACCCGGAGGGCGTCGACTACGCCGCCGACCTGGTCCGGCTGATCCGCGAGTCCGGCGACTTCAGCGTCGGGGTGGCCGCCTTCCCGTTCAAGCACCCGCGCTCGGCGGACGTCGAGGACGACACCCGCAACTTCGTCGGCAAGTGCCGGGCCGGCGCCGACTACGCGATCACCCAGATGTTCTTCGACGCCGAGGACTACCTGCGGCTGCGCGACCGGGTGGCGGCTCAGGGCTGCGGCACGCCGATCGTGGCCGGGGTGATGCCGGTGACCCGGATGGCCACCATCGAGCGGGCCGGGCAGCTCTCCGGGGCGCCGTTCCCGCCCGCGTTGCGGCGCGAGTTCGAGCGGCTCGCCGGGGACGACGCGGCGGTGCGCGAGCTGGGCATCGAGAAATGCGCCGAGATGTGCGCCCGGCTGCTCGACGAGGGCGTGCCGGGCATCCACTTCATCACCATGAACCGGTCGACGGCGACCCGCGAGGTGTGGCAGCGGCTCGCCCCGGCGGACGTCGCCGCGGCCGCGTGAACTGGGACGACTACGCCACCACCTGGTCCGGGCTGCACGGCGGGTTCGACCCGCGGCGGGCGGCGCCGGTCGTCCGCGGGTGGGTGCGGATCGCGTACCGGACCGGGTCCTGGCTGAGCCGCCACCGGGTGTCGCCGATGACGGTGACCACTCTCGGTCTGCTGCTCTGCCTGGCGGTGCCGGCCGCGGTGCTCGTGAGCCCGCTGCTGGCCGCGCTGCTCGTGCTGCTGGCGGCGGTCGCCGACGGGCTCGACGGGGCGGTCGCGGTGATCTCCGGCCGGGTGACCAGAACCGGTTTTGTGTACGACTCCGTCGCGGATCGTCTCGGTGAGGCCGCCTGGCTCGCCGCGTTCGCGGTGGCCGGCGCGCCCGGCTGGCTGGTCGTCGCGGCCGGCGCGGCGAGCTGGCTGCACGAGTACGTCCGGGCCCGGGCCACCGCGGCCGGGATGTCCGAGATCGGCGCGGTGACCGTGGCCGAACGGCCCACCCGCGCCATCGTCGCCGGCCTCGGGCTGGCCCTGATCGCCGTGCTCGACCTGCCCTGGGTGCCGCCCGCGCTCTGGGCGGTCCTGCAAATCGCCGGTCTCGCGCAATTGTCGGCAGCGGTCCGGCGCGCTCTTTAATCGGTTGTCGGCCGTCGATGCCGCGCCTATTTTCTTCCTCAGCATTCCTCGCCGGGATGTGCATTGAGCTGCTGATTCTTGGGAAAATAGGGTTGACGGAGGTGAAACGGAATGAGCGCGGTTCTGGTTCTGAACGCCGACTGCGGGCCGCTGCACCGGGTCAGCCTCCGGCACGCGATCCGGATGCTGTTCCGTCAGGTGGCGGTGGTGCACGAGGCGCAGCCGGACGCGACCATCGGTGTCTATCAGGTGCCCACCGTGGTGCGGCTGGTCAGTTATGTGGTGACCCGCTGGCGGCGGGGGCGCGGCCCGGGCTGGTCGCGGGCCGGGGTGCTGACCCGGGACCGGAAGATCTGCGGTTACTGCGGTGACGCGGCCACCACCATCGACCACATCCTGCCCCGCTCGCGGGGCGGCGGGAACGAATGGCTGAACACCGTGGCCGCCTGCGGGCGGTGCAACAACCGCAAGGGGGATCGGACCCCGGCGGAGGCCAGGATGCCGTTGCGCGTGACGCCGTACGCGCCGGCCTGGGTGACCTTCGCCTGATACCGGCGGCCGGCGGGTGTGACACGGGGACCCGCCGGCCGCCCTCCCGCTTCCTTTCCCCTCGCTCCTGTCCCCCTCGCTCCTACCCTCCTCGGTCTTCTCCGTGCCGCTCCCTGGATCGTCTGCTTGCGGACGATCCGGGGATAACCTTGTTCCATGGCCGCCCCGGAACGAACCGTGCTCGACGTCAGCCGCCTGCTCAACGAAGCCGGGCACACGCTGACCAACCGCCTCGCCGCCGCCCTCGCCGAGGTCGATCTCACCCCGCGCATGCAGTGCGTGCTGGTGCACGCCCTGGAGGAGGAGCGCACCCAGGTGCAGCTCGCCGCGCTCGCCGGGCTGGACAAGACCACCATGGTCGGCACCGTCGACGAGCTGGAGAAACGTGGCCTGGCCGAGCGCCGGGCGTCGGCCACCGACCGGCGGGCGCGGATCATCGGGGTCACCGAGCAGGGCCGCCTCGCCGCCGAGCAGGGCCAGCGGATCGTCGACCGGGTGCACAGCGACGCGCTCGCCGACTTCCCGGCGGAGTCCCGCGCCGCGTTCCTCGGCCTGCTCGAGTCGCTGGCGCGGGAGACCGTCGGCGGCCCGCAGCCGGTGCGTCGCGCCCGCGGAAAGTAATCCGAACGCAGATAGTTCCGAAGCGGATTATCTGTTACGGTCGTGCTATGACTCCCTCTCGTGGAGCGACGCTGGCCGTTCTGTGCACCGTCGCGTTGATGATCGTCTTGGACAGCACCATCGTGGCCGTGGCCATCCCGGCCATGCAGCGCGATCTCGGCTTCACCCCGGCCGGCGTCGCCTGGGTGGTCAACGGCTACCTGGTCGCCTTCGCCGGCTTCCTGCTGCTGGCCGGCCGGCTCGGCGATCTGCTCGGCGCCCGCCGGGTGTTCCTGACCGGCCTGACCGTCTTCACCGCGGCGAGCCTGCTCTGCGGCCTGGCCCCGACCGCCGGCCTGCTGGTCGCCGGCCGGTTCGTCCAGGGCGTCGGTGGCGCGCTGGCCTCCGCCGTGGTGCTCGGCATGATCGTCCGCTGCTACCCGGAGCCCGGCCCGCAGGCCCGCGCCATGGGCATCTTCAGCTTCACCCAGGCCGGCGGCGCCGCGATCGGCTTCGTCGCCGGCGGCGTCCTCACCGACCTGGCCGGCTGGCCCGCCATCTTCCTGATCAACGTCCCCATCGGCCTGACCGCCTACCTCGCCGCCCGCCGCCTCCTCCCCACCGCGCCCGTCCCGCCCCGCTCTCCAGAGCCCGCGCCCGCTGCGTCTGCTTCCGCCCCGCCGGCTTCCGCCCAGCCCGCTTCCGCCCAGCCCGCTTCCGCCCAGCCCGCTTCCGCCCCGCTGGCTTCCGCCCAGCCTGCTTCCGCTCCGCCCGCTTCCCTCCAGCCTGCGTCCGCCCAGCCTGCGCCTGCCCGGTCCGTGCCCGCCTTGCCCGCGGTTGACCGGCCCATGTCGGCTCAGCCCGCTTCCCGCCAGCCTGCGTCCGTCCCGTCTGCTTCCGCCCAGTCCGGTGGGGCCGCGGCGGGCCGGCCCGTGCGCGGTCGGATC contains:
- a CDS encoding MarR family winged helix-turn-helix transcriptional regulator; the protein is MAAPERTVLDVSRLLNEAGHTLTNRLAAALAEVDLTPRMQCVLVHALEEERTQVQLAALAGLDKTTMVGTVDELEKRGLAERRASATDRRARIIGVTEQGRLAAEQGQRIVDRVHSDALADFPAESRAAFLGLLESLARETVGGPQPVRRARGK
- a CDS encoding CDP-alcohol phosphatidyltransferase family protein, with translation MNWDDYATTWSGLHGGFDPRRAAPVVRGWVRIAYRTGSWLSRHRVSPMTVTTLGLLLCLAVPAAVLVSPLLAALLVLLAAVADGLDGAVAVISGRVTRTGFVYDSVADRLGEAAWLAAFAVAGAPGWLVVAAGAASWLHEYVRARATAAGMSEIGAVTVAERPTRAIVAGLGLALIAVLDLPWVPPALWAVLQIAGLAQLSAAVRRAL
- the metF gene encoding methylenetetrahydrofolate reductase [NAD(P)H]; translation: MSLGLESKLPSTPSIGELIRGAAPTFSFEFFPPKTPDGERLLWQAIRELESLRPSFVSITYGAGGTTRETTVAVTERVATETTLLPLAHLTAVDHSVADLRNVIGRLAGAGIRNVLALRGDPPGDPMGEWVRHPEGVDYAADLVRLIRESGDFSVGVAAFPFKHPRSADVEDDTRNFVGKCRAGADYAITQMFFDAEDYLRLRDRVAAQGCGTPIVAGVMPVTRMATIERAGQLSGAPFPPALRREFERLAGDDAAVRELGIEKCAEMCARLLDEGVPGIHFITMNRSTATREVWQRLAPADVAAAA
- a CDS encoding HNH endonuclease; the encoded protein is MSAVLVLNADCGPLHRVSLRHAIRMLFRQVAVVHEAQPDATIGVYQVPTVVRLVSYVVTRWRRGRGPGWSRAGVLTRDRKICGYCGDAATTIDHILPRSRGGGNEWLNTVAACGRCNNRKGDRTPAEARMPLRVTPYAPAWVTFA